A window of the Lactuca sativa cultivar Salinas chromosome 5, Lsat_Salinas_v11, whole genome shotgun sequence genome harbors these coding sequences:
- the LOC111881854 gene encoding putative clathrin assembly protein At5g35200, with the protein MSGGGSQTSLRKALGAIKDSTTLNLAKVNSDYKELDVNIVKATNHVEHPAKEKHMRAIFAAISATRPRADVAYCIHALARRLSKTHNWAVALKTLIIIHRALREVDPTFQEELLNYGRTSNHLLNLSHFKDDSSPNAWDYSSWVRTYALFLEERLECFRVLKYDVETERLRTRDLDTPELLQQLPALQQLLYRVLGCQPQGAAVDNFVIRLALSMVASESVKVYKAINEGSLNLVDKFFEMQRHDALKALDIYRRAGQQAERLSEFYEICKSLDMGRGETFIKIEQPPSSFTQAMEEFVKEAPRASSVDRKPKGILAIEHKKVAEAEVEVEVPAKLPPSPPAEPLLEPEPEPKPVKVEAHVAEATPDLLGLNDTLQEVSELDQKNAMALAIVPMSDEQGCGAPISFNGSAGWELALVTNETTASSIKLGGGLDKLTLDSLYDDAMRRSNQNQIQTPASYNPWGPQGSMMAPQTGPDPFYGSTMMAAPHNVQMAAMAQQQQMMMPQHGSNPFGNLYPCNPVRPYDQYNGLI; encoded by the exons ATGTCGGGTGGGGGATCTCAAACGAGTTTGAGAAAAGCTCTTGGAGCCATTAAGGACAGCACCACTCTCAATTTGGCCAAAGTCAATAGTGATTATAAG GAATTGGATGTAAATATTGTTAAGGCCACTAATCATGTTGAGCACCCTGCAAAAGAGAAACACATGCGAG CTATATTTGCAGCCATCTCTGCTACAAGACCTAGAGCTGATGTTGCATATTGCATCCATGCTCTTGCAAGAAGATTGTCAAAGACACACAATTGGGCA GTTGCTTTGAAAACTCTAATTATTATTCACCGAGCCTTAAGGGAGGTAGACCCCACATTTCAAGAAGAGCTTCTTAACTATGGAAGAACTAGTAACCATTTGCTCAACTTATCTCACTTCAAAGATGATTCTAGTCCAAATG caTGGGATTATTCTTCCTGGGTTCGGACTTATGCTTTGTTTTTGGAGGAGAGACTGGAGTGTTTCCGTGTCTTAAAGTATGATGTTGAAACAGAACGTCTT AGAACAAGAGATTTAGATACTCCAGAGTTGCTTCAACAATTACCAGCTTTGCAACAACTTCTATACCGTGTGTTAGGTTGTCAG CCACAAGGAGCAGCAGTTGATAACTTTGTGATTCGTTTGGCACTTTCTATG GTGGCTTCCGAAAGTGTCAAAGTGTACAAGGCAATTAATGAAGGTTCACTTAATTTGGTTGATAAA TTTTTTGAGATGCAAAGACATGATGCTCTTAAAGCTTTGGATATATATAGAAGGGCTGGCCAGCAG GCAGAGAGATTGTCTGAGTTTTATGAAATATGTAAAAGTCTTGACATGGGACGTGGTGAGACGTTTATTAAGATTGAACAG CCACCATCATCATTCACACAAGCTATGGAAGAATTTGTAAAAGAAGCTCCTCGTGCTTCATCAGTTGACAGAAAACCAAAAGGAATTCTCGCCATAGAACACAAAAAAGTGGCAGAGgcggaggtggaggtggaggttCCGGCCAAACTGCCGCCATCACCGCCAGCAGAACCACTACTGGAGCCTGAGCCTGAACCAAAGCCAGTTAAAGTGGAAGCTCATGTTGCTGAAGCAACACCGGATTTACTG gGTCTGAATGATACTCTTCAAGAAGTCTCTGAATTAGACCAGAAGAATGCTATGGCTTTAGCTATTGTTCCAATGT CTGATGAACAAGGGTGTGGTGCTCCAATTTCATTTAATGGAAGTGCAGGATGGGAATTAGCCCTTGTAACTAACGAAACCACTGCATCTTCAATCAAACTG GGTGGAGGGCTGGATAAACTTACACTTGACAGCCTGTACGATGATGCAATGAGAAGAAGCAACCAAAACCAGATCCAGACCCCAGCAAGTTACAACCCGTGGGGCCCACAAGGTTCCATGATGGCACCACAGACTGGACCGGACCCATTTTATGGTTCGACCATGATGGCTGCACCACACAATGTACAGATGGCAGCCATGGCTCAGCAACAACAAATGATGATGCCACAACACGGTTCAAACCCGTTTGGGAACCTGTATCCCTGCAACCCGGTTCGACCCTATGATCAATATAATGGGCTTATTTAG
- the LOC111881868 gene encoding uncharacterized protein LOC111881868 — translation MSSSWFSLPLPNPFNSDEEKSPPQSPTATATAKPGFSIITQTIGRQLHNVASFLAPPPQQPSSSTPPLQSDDSGEASPSSTSSYTGIKNDLAEIGGSFKTGLSLLSSNKAVSEISKFASNLLQFDQGDDHDLEEIDPVGVTDDVINFVQEISIRPECWIDFPLSLQNQDFDLSDIQKDHTSVIQQLVPRLTTLRHKIHNHMSEQHFWMIYFILLLPRLKEDDYMLLSTPEIVEIREVLLQKLRSKNNTSMELSEDTKGNTSLSEKGSEVNSSEQANKSTKSEHHEDDVSFSDLEDEDNDLSGRLSGIRQRESSRVSSASEASDWVRLNERKTNQSRHYSESEESSDWQAVGDVDL, via the exons ATGTCCTCGTCGTGGTTTTCTCTTCCTCTTCCCAACCCCTTCAACTCCGACGAAGAAAAATCTCCTCCCCAGTCCcccaccgccaccgccaccgccaAACCAGGCTTTTCCATCATCACACAAACCATCGGTCGTCAACTTCACAACGTTGCTTCCTTTCTTGCTCCACCACCACAACAACCTTCTTCTTCAACCCCGCCACTGCAGTCCGATGATTCTGGCGAGGCTTCACCGTCGTCTACTTCCTCTTACACAGGCATAAAGAACGATCTTGCTGAAATTGGTGGTAGCTTCAAAACAGGCCTCTCTCTGCTCTCATCCAATAAAGCAGTGAGTGAAATTTCTAAATTCGCTTCCAATTTACTTCAGTTTGATCAAGGGGATGATcatgatcttgaagagattgacCCTGTTGGGGTTACCGATGATGTTATCAATTTCGTTCAAGAAATCTCTATTCGCCCTGAATGTTGGATCGATTTCCCTTTATCTCTACAAAACCAAG ATTTTGATCTATCCGACATTCAGAAAGACCACACATCTGTCATACAACAACTAGTACCACGTTTGACCACTTTGAGGCATAAAATTCACAATCACATGAGTGAACAACACTTTTGGATGATTTATTTCATTCTGTTGCTTCCAAGATTGAAAGAGGATGATTATATGCTTCTATCAACCCCAGAG ATTGTGGAAATACGCGAGGTGCTTCTGCAAAAACTGAGGAGCAAGAATAATACATCCATGGAGTTATCAGAGGATACCAAAGGAAATACAAGTTTATCTGAAAAGGGTAGTGAGGTAAATAGCAGTGAACAAGCCAACAAGAGTACTAAGAGTGAACACCATGAAGATGATGTTTCTTTCAGTGATCTAGAGGATGAAGATAATGATCTTTCTGGTAGATTATCAGGTATTAGACAAAGAGAAAGTAGCAGGGTTTCTTCAGCTAGTGAAGCAAGTGATTGGGTTCGTCTTAATGAAAGAAAAACAAACCAGTCAAGGCATTATTCAGAAAGTGAAGAATCAAGTGATTGGCAAGCTGTAGGGGATGTTGATCTTTAG